The following proteins are encoded in a genomic region of Candidatus Zixiibacteriota bacterium:
- a CDS encoding agmatine deiminase family protein produces the protein MKQATYLALLILVVGLPLFALADPVTEDQILTIGLTEEEKTRLHEIGMFHVTTAPPVGEIRNPAEWEPSTGVIIRYPLGISVSLVAEMSEDLTIWTIVTSAYEASAISAYTSGGVNMANTEFIIAATNSIWTRDYGPWFIFENGRQAITDPVYNRPRPLDDVIPQTIGTAWGINVYGMPLATPGGNHMTDGLGMSMSTRLVWDENDSLSHTEIANRMLDYTGNDFEVLEYIESGGIHHLDCWAKFLNPTTIMVKDVPTGSSSYALLNARADYLATQTSAWGQPYTIVRIYCPYGTAYTNSLILNDKVLVPIFGDAWDDDAIQTYEEAMPGYEVIGFTGSWLDDDAIHCRTMGVPDAQTLFVHHIPTVGIFDPNENRPISVEIEAYSDQPLIDDSLKIFFSVDNDPWDFAMLSATAVPDSFYGEIPAQPGAAEIAYYIQAADLSGRMETHPFIGAPWAHKFSYEVEPNEPPIIISPDSFLIQAAVLYGYCPEVSDPDDTVHTATYTNYPTWLAPQDDSLIGTPPFARELTGFDVEVSDGSASDTQHITLMVYICGDVDDNGENPNIADLTYLVAYLFTGGTEPPILEAANIDGQEGPDGMINIADLTHFVGFLFTGGPSPYCVLPWE, from the coding sequence ATGAAGCAAGCTACTTACCTCGCTCTCCTAATCCTCGTTGTTGGTTTACCTCTCTTCGCGCTGGCCGATCCCGTTACAGAAGATCAGATACTTACAATTGGTCTGACCGAGGAGGAAAAAACACGTCTTCATGAAATCGGCATGTTCCATGTGACAACTGCCCCCCCGGTTGGCGAGATCCGCAATCCCGCCGAGTGGGAGCCTTCGACCGGCGTGATCATTCGTTACCCGCTCGGTATTTCAGTTTCTCTGGTAGCCGAGATGTCGGAAGATCTGACCATATGGACCATTGTCACCAGTGCATACGAGGCATCGGCGATAAGCGCCTACACTTCGGGCGGGGTCAACATGGCCAACACTGAATTCATCATTGCCGCCACCAATTCTATTTGGACTCGTGACTATGGCCCCTGGTTTATTTTCGAGAACGGCCGTCAGGCAATAACCGATCCCGTCTACAACCGACCGCGCCCACTCGATGATGTCATTCCCCAGACAATTGGGACCGCATGGGGTATCAATGTTTACGGTATGCCGCTGGCCACTCCCGGCGGGAACCACATGACGGACGGATTGGGGATGTCTATGTCGACCCGATTAGTATGGGACGAAAACGACAGCCTCAGCCACACCGAAATCGCCAATCGTATGCTTGACTACACCGGCAATGATTTTGAAGTTCTCGAATACATTGAATCAGGCGGCATTCACCACCTTGACTGCTGGGCCAAGTTTCTCAACCCAACCACTATAATGGTCAAAGATGTCCCTACAGGCAGTTCCAGCTATGCCCTGCTCAATGCCCGAGCCGATTATCTGGCAACACAAACATCAGCCTGGGGTCAGCCGTACACGATTGTCCGCATATATTGTCCCTATGGCACCGCCTATACCAACTCGCTTATCCTCAATGACAAAGTCCTGGTGCCAATCTTTGGTGACGCATGGGACGACGACGCTATCCAGACCTATGAAGAGGCCATGCCAGGCTACGAGGTTATCGGATTCACAGGTTCCTGGCTCGATGATGATGCCATCCACTGCCGCACTATGGGCGTACCAGATGCGCAGACGCTCTTTGTCCATCACATCCCGACCGTAGGTATATTTGACCCGAACGAAAACCGACCGATCTCAGTAGAGATTGAAGCGTACTCGGACCAACCTCTTATCGACGACTCCCTGAAAATATTCTTTAGTGTCGATAACGATCCCTGGGACTTTGCTATGCTGTCGGCCACGGCCGTACCGGATTCGTTCTATGGGGAGATACCGGCGCAACCGGGAGCCGCCGAGATAGCGTACTATATCCAGGCAGCCGATCTGTCTGGCCGCATGGAGACTCACCCGTTTATTGGCGCTCCCTGGGCACATAAGTTCAGTTACGAAGTAGAACCAAATGAGCCGCCGATTATCATCTCCCCAGATTCGTTCCTGATTCAAGCAGCAGTCCTGTACGGTTATTGTCCCGAAGTCTCCGACCCTGATGATACGGTCCATACTGCGACCTATACGAATTACCCAACCTGGTTGGCTCCGCAGGATGATTCATTGATCGGTACGCCGCCGTTTGCGCGGGAACTTACTGGCTTTGATGTTGAAGTCTCTGATGGCTCTGCCTCCGACACGCAGCATATCACACTGATGGTATACATTTGTGGCGATGTGGACGACAACGGCGAAAATCCGAATATCGCTGATCTGACCTACCTTGTGGCCTACTTGTTTACCGGCGGAACTGAGCCACCTATTCTGGAGGCTGCTAATATTGACGGTCAGGAAGGTCCGGACGGAATGATTAATATTGCTGACCTTACCCACTTCGTGGGCTTCTTGTTCACCGGCGGTCCATCGCCCTACTGCGTCCTTCCGTGGGAATAA
- a CDS encoding HDOD domain-containing protein, which translates to METDNDLFQKILEEHKELSSLPQTLAEVLRISRDDGAAANDLVDVLKRDPALTTKTLRLANSPFFGAGREISSMLQAVMTLGTKAVTALALSTSVYDLTGKWKSSIDRCRFWRHSLCVAIAARNLVQTAGLKNTEEAFVAGLLHDVGLLVLESSFPDKYARVWESVEAGERIDHLETGIWGTNHARVGQFLLEQWHLPTIICEAIGSHHQDLSAHTKESPPLLSQVITLANLTAHFTVAKPHPRPITSQEQIEILCKNLGLQQEDMRRNSELILKQTAEESEFLEIDIGSTSELLAEANSLLFEQYLMVEKMLREKRTMQDQLAKAKVEQAALETLKAITATFNHYVNNAVGTILGRAQLVQADIKRGKLIDSNNTTAMSMEVIVKGVDTIQSVMNELLDLSSFETTVYYDDALIIDIEKKIEEQLASLNETTSAVG; encoded by the coding sequence ATGGAGACAGACAACGACCTGTTTCAGAAGATTCTCGAGGAGCATAAAGAACTGTCATCGTTGCCGCAGACGCTGGCCGAAGTGTTGCGGATAAGTCGCGATGATGGTGCGGCTGCAAATGATCTGGTCGATGTGCTCAAAAGAGATCCGGCGTTGACGACAAAAACGCTCCGTTTGGCCAACAGCCCGTTCTTTGGTGCTGGACGTGAGATATCTTCGATGCTTCAGGCAGTGATGACGCTGGGCACCAAAGCTGTGACTGCTCTGGCATTATCGACCTCAGTATATGATCTGACCGGCAAATGGAAATCCTCCATTGACCGCTGTAGATTCTGGCGTCATTCCCTGTGTGTCGCCATTGCCGCCCGCAATCTTGTCCAAACAGCCGGTTTGAAGAATACCGAAGAGGCCTTTGTGGCCGGATTGCTCCATGATGTCGGATTACTTGTGTTGGAGAGTTCGTTCCCTGACAAGTATGCTCGTGTCTGGGAATCAGTGGAAGCGGGAGAGAGGATCGATCACCTTGAGACTGGTATCTGGGGAACCAATCACGCCCGGGTGGGACAATTCCTGTTGGAGCAATGGCATCTTCCTACGATCATCTGTGAGGCAATCGGATCACATCATCAGGACCTTTCTGCTCACACGAAGGAGTCGCCGCCGCTACTTTCGCAGGTTATCACGTTGGCCAATCTGACCGCTCATTTCACAGTTGCCAAGCCTCACCCAAGACCGATTACGTCTCAGGAACAAATAGAAATCCTTTGCAAGAACCTCGGTTTGCAGCAGGAAGATATGCGCCGGAACAGCGAATTGATTCTGAAGCAAACGGCTGAAGAATCCGAGTTTCTTGAGATTGATATCGGGTCTACCTCTGAGTTGCTCGCTGAGGCCAACTCCTTACTGTTTGAACAGTATCTTATGGTTGAGAAGATGCTACGCGAGAAACGCACCATGCAGGATCAGCTCGCCAAAGCCAAAGTCGAACAAGCGGCTCTTGAGACCCTCAAAGCTATAACCGCCACTTTCAATCACTATGTCAACAATGCAGTGGGCACCATTCTTGGTCGTGCCCAATTAGTCCAGGCAGATATCAAGCGAGGAAAGCTGATCGACTCAAACAACACCACCGCCATGTCTATGGAAGTGATTGTCAAAGGTGTTGACACTATTCAGTCGGTTATGAATGAATTGCTTGATCTGTCATCATTTGAGACAACTGTCTACTACGACGATGCCCTGATTATTGACATTGAGAAGAAGATCGAAGAGCAATTGGCCAGCCTGAACGAAACCACTTCTGCTGTCGGTTGA
- a CDS encoding TonB family protein gives MKFGFTMIQIVIVIFGMILLSAPPLLAENFRVIRMDNSELEDEGDSLSILIAGGHDIGLVTGMSGIFHLDTKESGLAGKVEVIRVGLSESDCMISVTARHRAKDYTEFPPMRISIDIPYYDRPQLRALADSALLQNNTPRAWYLLGRLCEQNQTDSIAQKELQECCAVLDSQQNQKIIGNELEAERDKVSDYVELALTYVTRGRLSRAYRQVNRALRADELNSDALSLKEWIEDVRPEATQCGALAMAGPVLRTDFPNICDWPDGPDRAETVLPRILHKVQPEYPQLAEQGGIVGTVWVGSFVDEEGEVVRARVLKSSGHESLDIAAVKAAYQYLFAPATAEGKPIGTWVSYKVEFTL, from the coding sequence GTGAAGTTTGGATTCACTATGATTCAGATTGTGATTGTCATATTTGGCATGATACTACTCAGCGCACCGCCGTTACTGGCTGAGAACTTCAGGGTCATACGAATGGATAACAGCGAGCTTGAGGATGAGGGTGACAGCCTTTCTATTCTCATCGCAGGTGGACATGACATTGGCCTGGTCACCGGGATGTCAGGTATTTTCCACCTTGATACGAAAGAGTCTGGCTTGGCCGGCAAGGTGGAAGTGATCAGAGTTGGGCTGAGCGAATCTGACTGCATGATCTCTGTCACTGCCAGGCACCGAGCCAAGGACTATACGGAATTCCCCCCAATGAGAATCTCAATAGACATTCCGTACTACGATAGGCCACAGCTTCGCGCCCTTGCCGATTCCGCCTTGTTGCAGAACAACACACCACGAGCATGGTATCTCCTGGGCCGTCTGTGCGAACAAAACCAAACCGATTCCATTGCCCAGAAAGAACTCCAGGAGTGTTGCGCTGTTCTGGATTCGCAACAGAATCAGAAGATAATAGGCAACGAGCTCGAGGCAGAGAGAGACAAGGTGTCAGACTACGTCGAACTCGCTCTGACCTATGTCACGAGAGGTAGGCTGTCGAGAGCGTACCGACAGGTAAATCGTGCCCTGCGAGCGGATGAGCTTAACAGCGACGCCCTTTCTCTCAAAGAGTGGATAGAAGACGTGAGGCCCGAGGCAACTCAGTGCGGCGCGCTAGCGATGGCTGGTCCAGTGCTGCGAACCGACTTTCCTAACATCTGCGACTGGCCCGACGGTCCCGACCGAGCGGAAACAGTTCTACCCCGGATCCTACACAAAGTGCAGCCCGAGTATCCCCAGTTGGCGGAGCAGGGTGGCATTGTTGGAACAGTGTGGGTGGGGTCCTTCGTGGACGAAGAGGGAGAAGTTGTACGTGCGCGGGTTCTTAAGTCTTCCGGGCACGAATCACTCGACATTGCCGCAGTTAAAGCAGCCTACCAGTACCTTTTTGCGCCAGCAACAGCGGAAGGCAAGCCGATCGGGACGTGGGTATCTTACAAAGTGGAGTTCACGTTGTAG
- a CDS encoding HEAT repeat domain-containing protein — translation MKTMTWLLVIATLGLSALCLPGSICAQSSLQHKVDSLFMIASSGDIKYRDLTGPAIDSIAALGAPAVPLLVDKFTTKSARERWTVIWVLQKIGSDAVPYLITSLQRSNGLVVQRVCWALGDIKDTTAVSPLMEISQHNRWQVREQAIGALGKITDARAADVVLRALYDSIGQVRKAAVVACGALVVQEAIGGLTHALGDQFYGARLEATNALMKLDTALVMEGLTDSVKSEDPMIGNLVCQMLGEYGTDEAIEILLEQVLNSTSATRRAHAAVALVKADPEDNCGYRATILQRETNLLTRLKIESAITSLRNDLE, via the coding sequence ATGAAGACCATGACATGGCTTCTGGTAATTGCAACCCTGGGACTGAGTGCGCTGTGTCTACCGGGATCGATTTGCGCTCAAAGCAGTCTTCAGCACAAGGTGGATTCGCTATTTATGATTGCCTCCTCCGGAGATATAAAATATCGTGATTTGACGGGACCGGCTATCGATTCGATAGCAGCTCTGGGTGCTCCAGCGGTGCCGTTGTTGGTGGATAAGTTTACTACCAAATCGGCCAGGGAACGCTGGACTGTCATTTGGGTCTTGCAGAAGATAGGCAGCGACGCTGTTCCTTATCTGATTACGTCGCTACAGCGATCGAACGGTCTGGTTGTGCAGCGGGTTTGCTGGGCTTTGGGAGATATTAAGGATACTACCGCTGTCTCGCCGTTGATGGAGATCAGTCAACATAATCGCTGGCAGGTTCGAGAACAGGCGATCGGAGCGCTTGGGAAAATCACCGATGCCCGAGCTGCTGATGTTGTTCTGCGTGCTCTGTATGATTCGATTGGACAAGTGCGAAAAGCCGCCGTTGTTGCCTGTGGTGCGCTGGTTGTTCAAGAGGCCATCGGGGGGTTGACCCATGCTCTCGGCGATCAGTTCTACGGGGCACGTTTGGAGGCCACCAATGCTCTGATGAAGCTGGACACGGCGCTGGTGATGGAAGGTCTGACTGACTCGGTCAAATCTGAGGATCCAATGATCGGTAATCTTGTCTGCCAGATGTTGGGGGAGTACGGTACTGATGAAGCAATTGAGATACTTCTCGAGCAGGTGCTCAACTCCACGTCAGCCACCCGACGCGCCCATGCGGCCGTGGCTCTGGTCAAGGCTGATCCGGAGGACAACTGCGGTTATAGGGCAACGATTCTTCAACGGGAAACGAATCTTCTCACGCGTCTGAAAATCGAATCCGCCATTACATCCTTGCGGAATGATCTCGAATAA